The DNA segment TTCTCGGCGAGCGTCCGCGAGCGCGCCCGAAAGACCGGCGCCGAAACCCAGCGGTCGGTGGTGAAACTCCGGCGCGGAAACCGCGGCGGCACCGGGTGGGTCGTCGACGAGGGGTACGTGGTCACGAACTCCCACGTCGTCCGGGGCGGCGATACCTTCGAGGTCGAAACCTACGACGGGCAAACCGCGACCGCGACCCGAGTCGGCTACCACCGGGACCTCCGCCCCGACGTGGCGCTGCTCCGGGCCGACCTGCCCGACGTCCCGGCGCTCTCGCTCGGGTCGGTCGACGCCCTCGACGCCGACCAGCCGGTCGTAACGGTCGGTCACCCCGCGCGGTTGGGCGACTGGGTCATCAGCCTCGGCCGGTTCGCGGGCTACCGCGAGTCCGTCGACTGGGTGCTCTCGACCGTCCCGGCCGACAATGGCAACAGCGGCGGCCCGCTGGTCACGCTGGACGGCGAGGTGGTCGCCTGCGTCAGCGGGACGACCAGGCGCGCGAGCAGCCGTCTCGACCGACCGGAGAAGGTGTTCACGTCGTTCCCGCGACCTGACGACCTCACGGCCGGCGCGCCCGCCGGCACGGTCGAGCGGTGGGTCCGAGAGTGGCGGTCCGAGTGACGCCGGTCGTCGCGA comes from the Halorussus vallis genome and includes:
- a CDS encoding S1C family serine protease; amino-acid sequence: MPDESTRRRFLAAGATGLLGFAAGCTTDLPVRIREGEPAPETSRSSSNSGASRPTGESASQGSSGGDFSASVRERARKTGAETQRSVVKLRRGNRGGTGWVVDEGYVVTNSHVVRGGDTFEVETYDGQTATATRVGYHRDLRPDVALLRADLPDVPALSLGSVDALDADQPVVTVGHPARLGDWVISLGRFAGYRESVDWVLSTVPADNGNSGGPLVTLDGEVVACVSGTTRRASSRLDRPEKVFTSFPRPDDLTAGAPAGTVERWVREWRSE